One part of the Pecten maximus chromosome 1, xPecMax1.1, whole genome shotgun sequence genome encodes these proteins:
- the LOC117315199 gene encoding collagen alpha-1(VII) chain-like gives MYASYPGHRPFLPFFTETFAIALLINSSQNTTATKLNLHRKQVHGTTDVSAKDEHILVSRVKRGVYYRRGAPGFAGLTGELGEKGDDGLPGSPGIQGPAGLDGAKGEQGPVGPPGVPGMPGDFGPKGTRGTYGPPGPPGFPGSKGETGYPGEMGEWGPPGSPGPQGLEGNKGDRGDFGPPGHPGEPGPKGAEGAEGYMGVPGPMGGQGYPGDMGRRGQPGIPGAPGEPGAAGSFGHPGQIGFPGSPGPTGPRGDEGVVELNNLGDFIDQPGPEMGTKLPVFNQEAGSPVTFLDSESNPLPSESLGESEMGYVMAGRKDAPMMVIPGRNALLMSSKEQALAPAMISKDGQEMPAPSMMMGKNGQAAPMFFGKSSEEAPGPAMMMTKDGQAAPMFLGKSSEEAPGPAMMTKDGQAAPMFFGKSSEEAPGPAMMMTKDGQAAPMFLGKSSEEAPGPAMMMTKDGQAAPMFFGKSSDEAPGPAMMMTKDGQAAPMFLGKSSDEAPGPAMMMTKDGQAAPMFLGKSSDEAPGPAMMMTKDGQAAPVAGQWVSKALPSFAVMFPYSESDIPVGPVSGTDIDTAEMPEEEEEEEEEEEEQEEEEEQEEEQDQEEQEQEEQEQEERTEVEEEEEEEEEVKPVITEEVIHEVEEEEVEVVTEVEEGEEEVEPEVEEGEEEVVPEVKEEVVPEVEEEEEVKPEVEEETVPEVEEEVEPEVEEEAVPEVKEEVVPEFEEGEEEVEPEVEGEEGVELEVEEAVPEVEHEEKEVEPEVEEEVEPKVEEEKENVKTEVDHVEPEEELSEDDISKVNSEVDSENSQDEEESEMDSDGTEEETEEIEGTERETTDYGDEDENELAPYIIGNESVKTK, from the exons GTACACGGAACAACGGACGTGTCAG CCAAAGATGAGCATATCCTGGTCAGTCGAGTAAAGAGGGGTGTATACTATCGGAGAGGAGCGCCAGGATTTGCTGGTCTCACTG GTGAGCTCGGTGAAAAAGGTGACGATGGTCTTCCGGGAAGTCCTGGGATCCAGGGCCCGGCAGGTCTGGACGGGGCCAAGGGAGAGCAGGGACCTGTGGGACCTCCAGGGGTTCCAGGGATGCCAGGCGATTTCGGACCAAAAGGTACCAGAGGAACATATGGTCCTCCTGGCCCACCAGGATTTCCTGGTAGCAAAGGGGAGACTGGCTACCCAGGAGAGATGGGTGAATGGGGTCCACCCGGTAGTCCAGGACCACAAGGACTAGAAGGCAACAAAGGAGACAGAGGCGATTTTGGTCCAccag GACACCCTGGAGAGCCAGGTCCAAAGGGTGCAGAGGGAGCAGAAGGTTATATGGGCGTACCGGGTCCGATGGGAGGCCAAGGCTATCCTGGAGATATGGGAAGGAGAGGACAACCAGGAATTCCAGGTGCACCAGGTGAACCTGGTGCAGCGGGTTCTTTTGGTCATCCTGGACAGATAGGTTTTCCCGGATCACCGGGACCAACCGGTCCACGGGGTGATGAAGGAGTTGTAGAGCTTAATAACCTGGGTGATTTTATCGACCAACCAGGACCAGAAATGGGAACAAAACTACCTGTATTTAACCAGGAGGCTGGTTCTCCTGTCACCTTCCTGGACTCTGAATCTAATCCATTACCAAGCGAGAGCCTGGGGGAGTCAGAAATGGGATACGTTATGGCAGGTCGCAAAGATGCCCCCATGATGGTGATACCAGGGAGGAATGCACTATTAATGTCCAGTAAAGAACAAGCGTTGGCACCTGCTATGATATCGAAAGATGGACAAGAGATGCCTGCTCCATCAATGATGATGGGAAAGAACGGTCAAGCAGCCCCTATGTTTTTTGGTAAATCTTCAGAAGAGGCGCCAGGACCAGCGATGATGATGACTAAGGATGGGCAAGCAGCCCCTATGTTTTTAGGTAAATCTTCAGAAGAGGCGCCAGGACCAGCGATGATGACGAAGGATGGACAAGCAGCCCCTATGTTTTTTGGTAAATCTTCAGAAGAGGCGCCAGGACCAGCAATGATGATGACGAAGGATGGACAAGCAGCCCCTATGTTTTTAGGTAAATCTTCAGAAGAGGCGCCAGGGCCAGCGATGATGATGACTAAGGATGGACAAGCAGCCCCCATGTTTTTTGGTAAATCTTCAGATGAGGCGCCAGGACCAGCGATGATGATGACGAAGGATGGACAAGCAGCCCCTATGTTTTTGGGTAAATCTTCAGATGAGGCGCCAGGACCAGCGATGATGATGACGAAGGATGGACAAGCAGCCCCTATGTTTTTGGGTAAATCTTCAGATGAGGCGCCAGGACCAGCGATGATGATGACGAAGGATGGACAAGCAGCTCCGGTGGCAGGACAATGGGTATCAAAAGCCTTACCTTCATTTGCAGTTATGTTTCCATATTCCGAATCGGATATACCGGTGGGTCCGGTCAGTGGTACTGATATTGATACAGCGGAGATGcctgaagaagaagaagaagaagaagaagaagaagaagaacaagaagaagaagaagaacaaGAAGAAGAACAAGATCAAGAAGAACAAGAACAAGAAGAACAAGAACAAGAAGAAAGAACTGAAGTCGAGGAAGAGGAAGAAGAGGAAGAAGAGGTCAAACCCGTAATCACAGAAGAGGTTATACATGAAGTCGAAGAAGAAGAAGTAGAGGTTGTAACCGAAGTCGAAGAAGGGGAAGAAGAGGTAGAACCTGAAGTCGAAGAAGGGGAAGAAGAGGTCGTACCTGAAGTGAAAGAAGAGGTCGTACCTGAAGTCGAAGAAGAAGAGGAAGTCAAACCTGAAGTGGAAGAAGAGACAGTACCTGAAGTGGAAGAAGAGGTTGAACCTGAAGTCGAAGAAGAGGCCGTACCTGAAGTGAAAGAAGAGGTCGTACCTGAATTCGAAGAAGGAGAAGAAGAGGTCGAACCTGAAGTCGAAGGAGAAGAAGGGGTCGAACTTGAAGTCGAAGAGGCCGTACCTGAAGTCGAACACGAGGAAAAAGAGGTCGAACCTGAAGTCGAAGAAGAGGTCGAACCTAAAGTGGAAGAAGAGAAAGAAAACGTCAAAACTGAGGTCGATCACGTCGAACCAGAGGAAGAGCTAAGTGAGGATGATATTAGCAAGGTAAATTCTGAAGTTGATTCTGAAAATTCACAGGACGAAGAAGAATCTGAAATGGATAGTGATGGAACTGAGGAGGAAACGGAAGAAATAGAGGGAACAGAAAGAGAAACAACTGATTATGGTGACGAGGATGAAAATGAGCTCGCTCCTTATATAATTGGAAACGAATccgtgaaaacaaaataa